AGAAACCGAATATACAAAAAATTGGACCGTAAAAAATTTTATACTTTAGTCAAAAAAACAGCAGAATTTTGTTGCACTCACGTTTAGGCAGCGCTAAAAGGCAGTCATGGCAAATCGGGAAAGGGCTTCCCTGGTACGAAAGCCCGACCCCGTAAAACGTCCGGCAAACTTTTTTAAGAGCAAAAGGAGAAATGGAAATGAAGCGCATTGCTACTCTGGCTCTGCTCGTCTCCATGGTGTTCGGCTGTGTGGCTATCGCCTCCGCCGCCACCGAGGTCAAAATGACCGGTGACGCCCGCATCCATGCTAACTTCTGGAGCAACAACAACTACACCGGTTGGAACCCCAAGGGCACCAACACCTTTGACAACCTGACCATCTGGGAGCGCTTCCGCCTTCGCTCCGACTTCATCGCCAACGAAGGCCTGAAGTTCCGCTTGGGCATCCGCGTGAACAACAAGGCTTGGGGTAACGACACCTTCACCGTGGACAACCCGGCCGTGTCGATCGACGTGTACCAGGCCTTCCTGCAGTTCAAGTGGCCCGGCTCCGACGTTGAGTTCACCGTGGGCCTCCAGGACCTGGATCTGCCCATCTCCGCCCCTGGCATGCTGAACTCCAGCCCCGTGCTTGGTGGCACCCGCGCCGGCGCCTTCGTCGTCGCCATCCCCGTGGTCGACCAGTTCAAGATCGTTGCCGGCTTCGCTCGCCTGCTCGACACCAACAAGGACTTCGACCCCACCACCACCCAGGTGCCTGACGAGTTCGACGGCTACTTCCTGGTGCTGCCCATCACCCTGGACGGCTTCAAAGCCACCCCCTGGGGCATGCTGGCCGTTGCCGGTAAGAACGCCAACTACGCCACCGCGGTTGGTTCCTCCCCCCGCATGTCTAACCAGTCCCTGGCCACCAACCTGGCCTCCGCTGGTTACGCACTGGCCCCCGCCGGCTTCAAGCAGGCTCAGACAGTGTACTGGTGGGTCGGTTCCGCCTTCGCGGTCACCGCTCTTGATCCTTTCAAGTTCTACGCCGACGTGATGTACGGTGAAGGCGCCGCCGGCCAGGGCAGCCGCGCCCGTCGTGGCCTGTTCTTCGACGTTGCCGCCGAATACACCGGCTTTGACATGCTGACCCCCCAGGTGACCTTCTGGTACTCCACCGGTGAGGACAGCTCCATGCGTAACGGCTCCGAGCGTATGCCTTCCGTCGTCCAGTCCTGGGGTCCCTCGACCTCCTTCCTGTTCGACAACGCGGTCTCCCTGAACAAGATCTCCTTCATTCAGGACCTGACCCATCGCCTGACCTTCACCTACGCCAATGGTACCAACAGCGCCCGCGCCCTGCGCCAGGCCAATGCCCTCTGGGGTAATGGCAACTACGTGCAGATGGGTCGCGACCTGACCACCAACGAGTACGTGATGGGCATCAACTTCGACAACCAGTACAACATCTATGAGAACCTGGCCGCCATCGTTGAGACCGGCTGGGCCCATGGCTCGTTCGAGAAGGGTGTCTGGGGCCGTCGCCTCGTGAACCAGTCTCAGAACGGTGATGCTTGGAAGGTCGCTTTCGGCCTGCAGTACAAGTTCTAAAGAAGTTTAGCCGGACTAAGCCATACGGCCGGGACGAAAGTCCCGGCCGTTTTTTTTGTTCTCCTGCCCCCCCGTTACACGCTCAGCCGATACGGCACGCCCCACGCCATAAGATATTTCGATTTTACGCATCAGCTATTCAAATATAGACTGTACTCTGACTGCGGCCGTTTCGTCCCTCTGGGACCGGACACACTGCGGCATTCATCTACGTACTGGCACCGGAGGGACAATGGGCAACGAAAAGGACGCGAGCGGGCGCAGAGTATTCCTGAAAACAATGGCCGGTACGGCAGCGGCCGCTCTTACGGGTGTGGCCGCCAGCGAATGCGGAGCCCAGCCCGGCGCGTT
This genomic interval from Desulfovibrio sp. contains the following:
- a CDS encoding outer membrane homotrimeric porin is translated as MKRIATLALLVSMVFGCVAIASAATEVKMTGDARIHANFWSNNNYTGWNPKGTNTFDNLTIWERFRLRSDFIANEGLKFRLGIRVNNKAWGNDTFTVDNPAVSIDVYQAFLQFKWPGSDVEFTVGLQDLDLPISAPGMLNSSPVLGGTRAGAFVVAIPVVDQFKIVAGFARLLDTNKDFDPTTTQVPDEFDGYFLVLPITLDGFKATPWGMLAVAGKNANYATAVGSSPRMSNQSLATNLASAGYALAPAGFKQAQTVYWWVGSAFAVTALDPFKFYADVMYGEGAAGQGSRARRGLFFDVAAEYTGFDMLTPQVTFWYSTGEDSSMRNGSERMPSVVQSWGPSTSFLFDNAVSLNKISFIQDLTHRLTFTYANGTNSARALRQANALWGNGNYVQMGRDLTTNEYVMGINFDNQYNIYENLAAIVETGWAHGSFEKGVWGRRLVNQSQNGDAWKVAFGLQYKF